One genomic region from Amaranthus tricolor cultivar Red isolate AtriRed21 chromosome 12, ASM2621246v1, whole genome shotgun sequence encodes:
- the LOC130796937 gene encoding intermediate cleaving peptidase 55, mitochondrial, with protein MQSLTRRSLQRFISKHVHAIGCRTYGSTRIFDAGQPTAASHPELLKEGELTPGITCDEYISRRKRLLEILPEKSIAIIAASPIKMMTDVVPYPYRQDADYLYVTGCQQPGGIAVLGHEIGLCMFMPEPTYHDVTWEGNTAGVKEAMEIFKADQALPMSKLQQMLSGFLERSSEVFHNVKTATRTYVELESFQKALNKGKAKDLSVYTHEMRWVKSPAEINLMREAATIACQAQLQTMFHSKTYPHERMMAAKVEYECKMRGAQKMAFNPVVGGGPNGSVIHYSRNDRRVNNGELVLMDIGCEFHGYVSDMTRTWPPSGRFLSAHVDLYDLIVETNKECIELCKPGVTLRQIHEHSVQKLYKGLRKIGVLKDKLSSHRTYHQLNPTNIGHYLGMDVHDCSTISNDRPLKPGVVITIEPGVYIPSSFDVAEKYQGIGIRIEDEVLITDSSYEVLTGSMPKEISHIESLLNNYVHQSESDCLATAVSS; from the exons ATGCAGTCTTTGACAAGAAGATCGTTGCAGAGATTTATCAGCAAACATGTCCAT GCAATTGGATGCCGGACATATGGTTCTACTAGGATTTTTGATGCTGGCCAGCCGACCGCTGCTTCTCACCCGGAA TTACTAAAAGAAGGGGAGTTGACTCCTGGTATAACTTGTGATGAATACATCTCCAGACGAAAGAGATTGTTGGAGATTCTCCCTGAGAAGAGTATTGCCATCATTGCAGCTTCCCCAATCAAGATGATGACTGATGTTGTGCCTTACCCATATCGACAAGATGCTGATTATTTGTATGTCACAGGCTGTCAGCAACCTGGTGGGATTGCTGTTTTAGGTCATGAAATTGGTTTGTGTATGTTCATGCCGGAGCCAACATATCAT GATGTCACATGGGAAGGGAATACTGCTGGGGTAAAGGAGGCAATGGAGATATTCAAGGCTGATCAGGCATTACCTATGAGCAAACTCCAGCAG ATGTTATCTGGATTTTTAGAAAGATCTTCGGAAGTATTTCATAATGTAAAGACTGCTACAAGAACTTATGTGGAGTTGGAGTCCTTTCAGAAGGCATTAAATAAAGGCAAAGCAAAAGATCTGTCTGTATATACTCATGAAATGCGCTGGGTGAAATCTCCAGCTGAAATTAACTTGATGAGAGAGGCTGCTACAATTGCTTGTCAG GCTCAATTACAGACCATGTTTCACTCAAAGACATATCCACATGAACGTATGATGGCAGCAAAGGTGGAGTATGAGTGCAAAATGAGAGGTGCCCAGAAAATGGC ATTTAATCCTGTGGTGGGTGGTGGTCCAAATGGCAGTGTCATACATTATTCTCGAAATGATCGTAGA GTTAATAATGGTGAACTTGTGCTGATGGATATTGGATGCGAGTTTCATGGGTACGTTAGTGATATGACTCGTACATGGCCTCCATCTGGTAGATTTTTATCTGCTCAT GTTGACCTCTATGATCTTATTGTGGAGACGAATAAAGAATGTATAGAGCTTTGTAAACCTGGTGTAACCTTACGGCAAATACATGAACATTCG GTCCAGAAACTCTACAAAGGACTGAGAAAAATTGGAGTACTGAAAGACAAACTGAGCAGTCACCGAACATACCATCAACTCAACCCAACGAATATAG GACACTATCTAGGAATGGATGTTCATGATTGTTCTACGATCAGCAATGACCGCCCTTTGAAGCCAGGGGTG GTTATAACTATTGAGCCAGGTGTATATATCCCATCTTCCTTCGATGTTGCAGAGAA GTATCAAGGTATTGGGATAAGGATTGAAGATGAAGTTCTTATAACAGACAGTAGTTATGAG GTCCTTACTGGATCGATGCCCAAAGAAATAAGTCACATTGAGTCCTTGCTAAACAACTACGTCCATCAATCAGAATCAGATTGCTTAGCAACTGCTGTTTCAAGTTGA
- the LOC130796936 gene encoding importin subunit alpha-4, producing the protein MSLRPNSRTEVRKKSYKLGVDADEARRRREDNLVEIRKNKREDNLLKKRREGLVLQNQSQSQSQPLNNDVPQNLDKKLESIPIMVQGVASADPALQLEATTQFRKLLSIERCPPIDEVIRAGVIPKFVEFLDRLDLPQLQFEAAWALTNVASGTSEHTRVVIDHGAVPKFVQLLASPSDDVREQAVWALGNVAGDSPSCRDLVLNHGALAPLLSQLNENSKLSMLRNATWTLSNFCRGKPPAPFEQVKPALPILRHLIHLNDEEVLTDACWALSYLSDGPNDKIQTVIESGVCPRLIQLLLHPSPTVLIPALRTVGNIVTGDDTQTQFVLDNNVLPCLNQLLSQNHKKSIKKEACWTISNITAGNKAQIQAVIEAGLVQPLVYLLQNAEFDIKKEAAWAISNATSGGSPDQIRFLVNQGCIKPLCDLLICPDPRIVTVSLEGLENILKVGEADKEMGMNGGVNVYAQFIDECEGLDKIENLQTHDNNDIYEKAVKVLEKYWAEEEEQAVQEGSAAMNQQGFNFGATQPNIPAGGFKFA; encoded by the exons ATGTCGTTGAGACCCAATTCAAGGACAGAAGTAAGGAAGAAATCTTACAAACTTGGGGTTGATGCCGACGAAGCTCGTCGTCGTAGAGAGGATAATTTGGTGGAGATCAGGAAGAATAAGAGGGAAGATAATCTTTTGAAGAAGCGTAGAGAAGGTTTAGTCCTTCAAAATCAATCCCAATCTCAATCTCAACCTCTTAACAATGATGTTCCTCAGAATCTCGACAAGAAG TTGGAAAGTATTCCTATAATGGTTCAAGGAGTAGCATCTGCTGATCCTGCTTTGCAATTAGAGGCAACCACTCAGTTCAGAAAGCTTTTGTCCATTG AACGGTGCCCTCCGATTGACGAAGTTATTAGAGCTGGTGTTATCCCAAAGTTTGTGGAATTCCTTGACAGGCTTGATCTACCTCAACTTCAG TTTGAAGCTGCATGGGCTTTGACTAATGTGGCATCTGGGACTTCGGAACACACAAGAGTTGTTATTGACCATGGTGCTGTCCCAAAGTTTGTTCAGCTCTTAGCGTCTCCCAGTGATGATGTCCGGGAGCAG GCAGTGTGGGCATTGGGAAACGTTGCTGGCGACTCTCCAAGCTGTAGGGATCTTGTACTGAATCATGGTGCACTCGCGCCATTGTTATCTCAGCTGAATGAAAACTCCAAACTGTCAATGCTGAGGAATGCTACCTGGACATTGTCCAACTTTTGTCGTGGCAAACCACCGGCACCCTTTGAACAG GTTAAACCTGCGTTACCGATTCTTCGACACCTTATTCATCTAAATGACGAAGAAGTTTTAACAGATGCCTGCTGGGCCCTTTCGTATTTGTCTGATGGCCCTAATGACAAAATTCAGACTGTCATTGAATCTGGAGTATGCCCACGGCTTATTCAGCTCCTTCT CCATCCTTCGCCAACTGTTCTCATTCCTGCTCTTCGAACAGTTGGGAATATTGTTACGGGAGATGATACCCAAACCCAG TTTGTACTGGACAACAATGTTCTTCCTTGTCTCAAccaacttctctctcaaaaTCACAAAAAGAGCATCAAGAAGGAAGCATGTTGGACAATATCGAATATAACTGCTGGAAATAAGGCTCAAATTCAg GCTGTTATAGAGGCTGGTCTGGTGCAGCCTCTCGTGTACCTACTCCAAAATGCAGAGTTTGACATCAAGAAGGAGGCTGCATGGGCAATTTCAAATGCTACATCTGGCGGATCTCCCGATCAGATAAG ATTCTTGGTTAATCAAGGTTGTATCAAACCTCTCTGTGATCTTTTGATATGCCCAGATCCACGAATTGTTACGGTTTCCCTTGAGGGGCTTGAGAACATACTAAAGGTAGGAGAGGCTGACAAAGAAATGGGAATGAACGGTGGAGTGAATGTATATGCTCAATTTATTGATGAATGCGAAGGGTTGGACAAGATCGAGAACTTACAAACTCATGATAACAATGACATTTATGAGAAGGCTGTGAAAGTGTTGGAGAAGTACTGGGCTGAAGAAGAAGAGCAAGCTGTTCAGGAGGGTTCTGCAGCTATGAACCAGCAGGGTTTCAACTTTGGTGCTACTCAGCCCAACATTCCAGCAGGCGGTTTCAAGTTTGCCTGA
- the LOC130797105 gene encoding agamous-like MADS-box protein AGL29, whose protein sequence is MGRRKIEMKKIENSSTRLVAFSKRRTGLFKKANEISTLCGVEIAIIVFSPGGKAFSFGQPSVEKVLQQYQNKNRHIQIQSSKTQKVRSLKLTQKFANLDAQLEIENRNSEIHQVAMKCKIDTNQSIAQLGLDELLKLQEQIEDLSSKSKMRVREIEASHALLMLANTSNSRK, encoded by the coding sequence ATGGGGCGCCGGAAAATTGAGATGAAAAAGATTGAAAATAGTTCAACAAGGTTGGTAGCATTTTCAAAGCGTCGAACAGGTCTTTTTAAGAAAGCAAATGAAATTTCTACCTTATGCGGTGTAGAAATTGCAATCATCGTCTTTTCTCCGGGTGGAAAAGCTTTCTCTTTTGGGCAACCAAGCGTCGAAAAAGTGCTTCAACAATATCAAAACAAAAATCGACAcattcaaattcaaagttctAAGACTCAGAAGGTTAGAAGTCTCAAACTTACTCAAAAATTTGCTAATTTGGATGCTCaattagaaattgaaaataGAAATTCGGAAATCCATCAAGTGGCGATGAAATGTAAGATCGACACAAATCAATCAATAGCACAACTTGGTCTCGATGAACTTTTGAAGTTACAAGAGCAAATAGAAGATCTTTCTAGTAAATCAAAGATGCGAGTGCGGGAAATTGAAGCATCACATGCTCTATTAATGTTAGCAAATACTAGCAATTCTAGAAAGTAA
- the LOC130796938 gene encoding uncharacterized protein LOC130796938 isoform X3 — MISIWRQISRTISSPSSTPLPSRFFSTSSPYVVKVGIPEFLNGIGKGVEGHVEKLESEFGDLQKLLVVRTLKLKKLEIPCKHIRTLEATI, encoded by the exons ATGATATCAATTTGGCGGCAAATCTCCCGAACTATCTCTTCTCCATCATCAACTCCACTTCCTTCTAGGTTCTTCTCAACATCATCGCCATATGTAG TAAAGGTTGGAATTCCGGAATTCTTGAATGGGATAGGGAAAGGAGTGGAGGGTCATGTGGAAAAGCTTGAGTCTGAATTTGGGGACCTCCAAAAGTTGCTCGTTGTTCGTACGCTGAAACTCAAGAAACTTGAGATTCCTTGTAAACAT